Below is a window of Pseudomonas sp. B21-040 DNA.
GCAATTCGAGGACGGCCTCGCGCACAACATCGACCGACATCCGGTTCACGCTGTTTTTCAGTTGTTCGACATTGACCACGATTTATCCCTCTCATACCCCGAACCACCTGCCCATCCCCGAAAACCCGGGACGGAATGGCAGCATTACGAATAGCTGTATGCGCATACAGTATCCGAAGAGTATCGATTAAGCCAAGGGGGTCAATCGCAAAGTTCGACGGGCGGGACCGCCGACCACACAAAAAACGCTTAACGCAAGAACGCCACTACCTCATCGGCACTGAATGGCCACCCCAATTCAGCGCCGGTATCGACTCGTCGCAACACCGGAATGCGCAGGCTGTAGGCGGCGAACCAGGTTTCGTCGTCAGCAATATCGACCAGCTCGACCAACAGGCCACGTTCGACAAACTCCATCAGCATGGCTTCGGCGACTTCACAGAGGTGGCACCCAAGAGTGCCGAACAGCTGACATTCAGGAAGCATGAGCGCTCAACCGAAAAAATTAAGTGTCTATTCTAGGCCTGCCCTGAAAAACCGTCGAGCCGTTGATTCCTCTGCTCTGGAACATGAACCGTAATGACGACGGTTTGACGCATATCACTCGTGATCGGTGCCATTTAAGCGATGCTGGTTTTTTTTGCTTCTACGCTTGAGTAGCCAGCGTCTATCAGCGGAGTTATTCGTGTTTGCCAATCTCTTGATAATCCTCGTTTCCTCTCTGGTGGTCATCGCGCTGTTCCAGCGCCTGCGATTGCCACCGGTTCTGGGCTATCTGTGCGTTGGGTTGATGATTGGTCCGACCGCCTTCGACTGGGTGAATGAAAGCGAAGGGCTGCCATACCTTGCCGAGCTCGGTGTGGTGTTCCTGCTGTTCTCGCTCGGTCTCGAGTTTTCCTTGACGAAAATGATCGCATTACGCCGTGTGGTGTTTGGTCTTGGCAGTTTGCAAGTGCTGGTCAGCGGACTCTTGCTGGGTGTTTTGTTGATAATGTTCGGGATGCCGACCACACCTGCTTTATTACTGGGCGCGGGACTGTCGCTGTCGTCCACCGCCATTGTCAGCAAGGAGTTGAGCAGCCTCGGCGAAATTTTCAGCAGTCATGGCCAGAATGCCATCGCGGTACTGCTGTTCCAGGACGTTGTGGCCGTCTTGCTGCTGACCCTGGTGCCCGTGTTCGCCGGCAGCAGCGATCAAGCCTGGTACTGGGCGCTGCCCCTGACACTGGTAAAAACCGTGGTGTTGTTTGGTGGTCTGATGCTGGTCAGTCGCTGGCTGCTGCCACGGTTGTTCCACGAAGTCGCTGCTGCCCGTTCTCCCGAACTGTTCGTACTGCTGGCGCTGGTCATTGTTCTGCTGACCGCCTGGCTGACTCACTTGCTGGGCCTTTCCCCGGCCTTGGGCGCGTTTCTCGCCGGCATGCTGTTGGGTGAAAGTCATTACCGACACCAGGTCGAGGCGGATATCCGTCCGTTTCGCGACATTCTGCTCGGGGTGTTCTTCGTCAGCATTGGCATGCTCATCGACTTGAATTTGTTTGCCAGTCACGCCCCGCTGATCCTCGCTATGACACTGGGGTTACTGCTGATCAAGGGCACCGTGGTGGCGCTGTTGGTCAAATGGCGTGGCAGCGATGGCGAAACCGCCTGGCGCAGCGGCATGGCGCTGGCCCAAGGGGGGGAGTTCTGCTTTGCACTGATGGCGCAAATGCAACAAAACGATCTGATTCCCGCACAACTTAGCGGCCTGCTGCTGGCCGCCACCTTCTGTTCGATGCTGGTCACGCCATTGATGCTACGTGCGGCCCCGACTATTGCCAAGCGCCTGCACCGCAAGTCCAACAGGGAAGCAAAACTTGAAGAAATCAGCGCCTTGAACGCAGAGCTGGACAAGCATGTCGTCATTTGTGGTTACGGTCGCGTTGGTCAGTCCATCGGTCGCTGCCTGCGCCAACAGCAACAACCTTACATTGCGCTGGACCACGATTCGGTACGGATCGAAGAAGCGGCCGTCAGTGAAAGCTGCGTACATTACGGAGACTCCCGACGCGGCGAACTGCTGGAGGCCGTCGGGTTGGCGCGCGCCAAACTGCTGGTGATCGCCGTGGACCAGGCTGAAATCGCGCTGGAGATCCTCAAGGAGGCCCGCCGGCTCAATTCAAGTGTGCCGATTCTGGTCCGCACCCGGGACGACAGTCAGCTGGCCGAATTGAAAGAGGCCGGCGCCAACGAAGTCGTGCCCGAATTGCTGGAGTCCAGCCTGATGCTCGCCTCCCATGCGCTGATCATGCTGGGACTACCCGCCCATCAGGTACAGGAACGAGTCGATCAGATACGGCACGATCGCTACCGGATGCTCCACGGTTTCTATCCCGGGGCTGTAGATGAAGAGAACTGATTCAGTCCTGACTGACGGCGCCAATCTTGTGCACCGACAAATCCGCGCCGTAATACTCTTCTTCCTGGCTCAAGCGCAGCCCGTGAAACGCCTTGATCGTCCCATACACGGCAAAGCCACCGGCCAGCGCCACGACCACACCCAAAGAGGTGCCGATCAACTGGCTGATCAGGCTCACCCCACCCAAACCGCCCAGCGCGGTCTGACCAAAAATGCCGCACGCGATGCCACCCCACGCACCACACAGACCGTGCAACGGCCACACACCCAGCACATCGTCGATGTGCCATTTGCCCTGCGCCGCGGTAAAACACCAGACAAACAGCGCGCCAGCGATGCCCCCCGTCACCAGCGCACCCACCGGGTGCATCAGGTCGGAGCCAGCGCAAATGGCCACCAGACCGGCCAATGGGCCGTTATGCAGGAAGCCAGGGTCATTGCGTCCGACAATCAGCGCCGCCATGGTTCCGCCGACCATGGCCATCAGCGAATTCACCGCCACCAGTCCGCTCACGCCTTGCAGCGTCTGTGCGCTCATGACGTTGAAGCCAAACCAGCCGACAATCAGGATCCACGAACCCAACGCAAGAAATGGAATGCTCGACGGCGCAAACGCCACCAGACGACCGTCGCGATAGCGCCCCTGTCTTGGCCCGAGCAACAACACCGCCGCGAGCGCCAGCCAGCCGCCCATGGCGTGAACCACTACCGAACCTGCAAAATCATGGAAGCTGGCCCCCACATGGACCAGCAACCAGGCTTGCAAACCAAAATTGCCATTCCAGATCATGCCTTCAAAGAAGGGGTAGATGAACGCCACGATCAGCGCTGTCGCACACAACTGCGGGACAAACCTGGCGCGCTCGGCAATGCCGCCGGAAATGATCGCCGGAATGGCCGCGGCGAAGGTCAGCAAAAAGAAGAATTTCACCAGTGCGTAACCATGGTCGGCGTTGATCACCGCTGCCGGTTGCAGGAAGGTAACGCCATAGGAAATCCAATAGCCTATAAAGAAGTAGGCCAGGGTCGAAATGGCGAAGTCGCTGAGAATCTTCGACAAGGCGTTGACCTGGTTCTTTTGCCGAACCGTGCCAACCTCAAGAAAGGCGAAACCGGCGTGCATGGCCAACACCATGACTGCGCCGATAAGGATGAACAATGTATTGGAGCTGTGGACCAGACTGTCCACCGCGCTTTGCAGATTTTCCATGGAGTTTGGCAGACCTTAAGGCTGAAAAAAGCACCAAAGCAGTTCGCGCAGGCAAACGATGCACCAGTTTGCGGCTCGCCTGGATCGAATCACTGATCCCTGCGAACCGTTTTGGCGCATAGAAGCGTCACCCTCGCGCGAGTTTTGATTGTTTGCGTCAGGGCTTTACTGAAATCATGCCCGGCAACGGCGCATCAGCACCGGCAAACGCACCACGACACAGCAAAAGTTGTACCAGTCATTTGTAATGAACCTTCGCGCAAGGCTCATACTCGAACCCATCAGAAGCCACAGACGGAGATCCACCCATGGCCAGCATCAAGGCAAAGACTGCTCAAGAAATCCTGATGAACGATTTTCAGACTCTGGTCAGCGACACCGAACGGTTGCTGGAACACACCGCCACCCTGGCCGGTGATCAGGCTGATGAGCTGCGTAACCAGATCCACGACAGCCTGTTGCGTGCCCGGGAAACCTTGAAGTTGACCGAAGATTCATTGAAAGAGCGCGGCCAGGCAGCGGTCACCGCGACCGAGGATTATGTTCAGGCCAACCCATGGCAATCGGTCGGGATCGCCGCCGGGGTGGGCTTCCTGATTGGCCTGCTGGCTTCTCGGCGCTGATATGTCTATCGGCGAATCCAGCTCGTCTGCGACGGGCACAAGCGCTACATCGCGACGCCTGGGCGCCGCTTTTCTTGGACTGTTGCACAGCCATGTCGAACTGTTCGGCATCGAGTTGCAGGAACAAAAAGCGCGCACCGTAAGCCTGCTGCTGTTTGCGGGCCTGGCGCTGGTCTTTGCATTATTGCTGCTGGTGGGGTTGTCGACACTGGTGTTGATCGTGTTCTGGGACACTTATCGCCTGGCCGCCATCATCGGGCTCTGCGTGTTCTATACCTTGGCCGCCATATTCTGTGGGCTGCGTTTGAAAGCAGCGGTCTTCGATGAGTCCTCGCCTTTCCATGGCACCCTGCAAGAATTGGCCAACGATCGGGAGCGTCTGCTGCCATGAGCCTGCCTGAACTGCCTCATAACAGCTCGCGCGCGGAAATGCGCAAGGCGTTGATTCGCCTGCGCATGGAAATGCACCGTCAGGAAATTCGCCATGAATCCAGGGAACTGCTGCTGCCCTTGCAGCGGATGCGCGGTATGACGCAAAACCTGCAGGAGAATTTTGGCATCAAGCATGCTCCGCTCTGGGGCGTGGCGGCTGTCACTTTGCTGGGCTTCCTGACCGGCAAAGGCGCCAGACGCGGTGGCGTCAGCAGCCTGACTCGCCTGGTACGGCTGGGCACCAGCCTGGCGCCCTTGATCAAACTGGTCCTGCAAAGCAATTCACGTAAAGACTGAATGGCATGCTTGCAACACCCGCGGGACGAACCTCTTTATCGAGAGGTTCGATCCTGCGTGTCCATCGACATCGACGCCGCCGGGCGCCAGTTCCACTTGCAGGCACCGGCGCGAACCCGGAAGCTAAGGGCTCAGTCACCTGACGGAGAGACCCGCCTTGGATTGGCAAACCCTGCTTACCCGCGAACGCCTCGGAAAACCTCTGCACAGCCCGGAAGAACTCGGCCGCAGCCCTTTCCATAAAGACCATGACCGCATTATTTTCTCAGGCGCTTTTCGCAGGCTTGGACGCAAGACCCAAGTCCATCCGGTCACCAGCAACGATCATATCCATACGCGCCTGACCCACTCACTGGAAGTCAGCTGCGTCGGCCGCTCACTGGGCATGCGTGTGGGCGAAACCATTCGCGACGCCCTGCCCGACTGGTGCGACCCGAGCGATCTGGGAATGGTGGTGCAATCGGCCTGCCTGGCCCATGACATTGGCAACCCACCCTTCGGCCACTCCGGCGAAGACGCCATCCGACACTGGTTCCAGCAGGCCGCAGGCCGTGGTTGGCTGGATGCCATGAGCGAAGTCGAACGCAACGATTTCCTCAATTTCGAAGGCAACGCCCAAGGCTTCCGGGTGCTCACTCAGCTTGAGTACCATCAGTTCGACGGTGGCACGCGGCTGACGTATGCCACGCTGGGTACGTACCTGAAGTATCCCTGGACGGCGAAGCACGCGGACTCACTGGGTTACAAAAAGCACAAGTTCGGCTGTTATCAGAGCGAACTGCCGTTGCTGGAGCAGATCGCTCACAAACTCGGCCTGCCACAACTGGAAGAGCAGCGCTGGGCGCGCCACCCATTGGTGTACCTGATGGAAGCCGCCGATGACATCTGCTACGCGCTGATCGACCTGGAAGACGGTCTGGAAATGGAGTTGCTGGAATACGCCGAAGTCGAGTCTTTGCTACTCAACCTTGTGGGCGACGACCTTCCGGAAACCTATCGCCAACTCGGTCCACTGGATTCGCGGCGTCGCAAACTGGCCATCCTGCGGGGCAAAGCCATCGAACACTTGACCAATGCTGCGGCGCGCGCCTTCGTCGAACAACAGGACGCCCTGTTGGCCGGCACACTGCCCGGTGATCTGGTGGAGCACATGCATGGCCCGGCCAAGCGTTGCGTCTTGAATGCCAAAGACATGGCCAGAAAAAAGATTTTCCAGGACAAACGCAAGACGCTGCATGAAATCGGCGCCTACACCACGCTGGAAATTCTTCTGAACGCGTTTTGCGGAGCGGCGCTGGAACAACACAACGGTCGAACGCCCTCGTTCAAAAGTCGTCGCATCCTTGATCTATTGGGGAACAATGCACCCGATCCTCGCGGGCCTTTGCATACGTCTTTCTTGCGCATGATCGACTTCATCGCCGGTATGACCGACAGCTACGCCAGTGAAATGGCCCTGGAAATGACCGGTCGTTCAAGCCGCGGGTGAATCCCCCTCGACCAGCTGTTCAGATTGCCTGAAGAGCTGGTTGATGTTCACTCGCAAACAGAATCGCCCTACATCGTGCGCAGCGCTGGCTGATCGACTGCCTGCCCTGCTGGCGCAATAATCACCGTCCACTCTGCTCGACACATGAAGCATGAAAAATGTCAGGTTCAAACACGATTGGCGCATCTTGCTGGTGGAAGATCATCCCTTTCAGCTCAAAGCGACCCAATGCCTGCTAGAGAGTTATGGCTTCACCCAACTCACCGCCTCGGACAGTGCCGCGAGCGCTTTACGCCGGATGCTCGAGTCTTCACAGCCCTTCGACATTCTTCTGTGTGATCAATGCCTGCCGGATCTCCCGGGCCTTGATTTGATCGAGTTCGCCAGCCACCAGGGAATGATCAAGCAAGCGATACTTCTAAGCAGTCTGACACCCCGAGAACTGGACGAGCTCAAAAAAACAGCCGACGAACATGATCTCCCCTTACTGGGTTACTTGATAAAACCATTGCAACAATCAGATTTTAGAAATCTGTTGACCCTGGCCTCACTATAAGTCCTTTAATCCAACACACTTAATACACTAACTATAGATTTAGAGTCCGGCTCACACATATAACATATCCATTGATCTTCATTAAAAACCTAGTTGAGGTGTAGTCCATATCCTCTTTGATTGTAGGATTTGTCCTATATCACTGCTATCGGCTTGTCAGTTCATGCGCCCCCTCAACTATCTGAGCTAAGGTGCGCGCTTTATTTGAGCTCGCATGGGATCTGATTATGAACTCCGTATTTATTGTCGACGATCACCCCGTTATCCGTCTTGCCGTCCGAATGTTGCTCGAACATGAGGGGTATAAAGTCGTCGGCGAAACTGATAATGGGGTCGACGCCATGCAGATGGTTCGCGAATGCATGCCGGACCTGGTGATTCTCGACATCAGCATTCCCAAACTGGATGGACTGGAAGTCCTCTCGCGTTTCAACGCCATGTGCACCCCGTTAAAAACGCTGGTGTTAACCGCTCAGTGCCCGACACTGTTCGGTATTCGCTGCATGCAATCCGGTGCCTCGGGGTATGTATGCAAACAGGAAGACCTCAGTGAACTGGTGAGTGCAATCAAAGCGGTGCTCTCGGGCTACAACTACTTTCCCAGCCAGGCATTGAACCCTGTCCGTAGCGATGACTCGCGATACGCCGATCTGGAACTCTTCAAGTCGGTCAACGACCGGGAGTTGATGGTATTGCAACTGTTTGCACAAGGTCGCACCAATAAGGAAATTGCCAAGGGCATGTTCCTGAGCAACAAGACGGTCAGCACCTATAAAAAGCGCCTGATGCAAAAACTCAAAGCCAAATCACTGGTTGAACTCATCGATATGGCAAAACGTAACGCCTTAGTGTGAGAGACCGGATGCCCAGTCGTTTAAAGGACTATCTAATACTGATAACCGCAGGCTTTTGTCTGAGCCCCTCAGTGTCTGCGGCACATTCCGCCAGCGAACATTTCACCTTGCTCAGTCGATCAATGGTCGGGCACATGGAAGTCCAACTGGATTCATCACAACGACACTGGATCAACAATAAACGTGAACTGATCCTCGGTACTTCAGCCCCCGACTACCCGCCATTCGACCTGACGCAAAGTGGCAACGACTATGAAGGCTTCACCGCCGATTATGCGGGTATCCTTGGCAAGGCCACCGGCCTGCCAGTCAAGGTTCAGCGCTATGCCTCCCGGGAAGACGCGATCGGGGCACTGGAAAGCGGCGCAGTCGACATGCTCGGCAGTGCCAACGGATTCGAGGCACGTAACGCCAATATTGTGCTTTCAGCACCTTACGCCGCGGATCAACCTGTTCTGGTGACACGGGAAGGTGAAACCCGATCCCTGACCGATGGCCTTGCCGGGTTGCGATTGAGCATGGTGTACCACTATTTGCCCATGGAAGAAGTCAAAGCCCTGTATCCAAAGGCGATCATCACGTCCTACCCCTCTTACCAGAATGCAATCAACGCCGTTGCTTTCGACCAGGCCGATGTCTTTCTTGGCGACACCATTTCCACCCATTACCTGATCAACAAGGGCTACCTGAACAACATCCGGATGGCGAACTTCGGTAAGCACGAAGTCCACGGCTTCAGTTTTGCCGTGCACAGGAACAACCCGGACCTTCTTGGGATTATCAACGCGATACTGATTGCCACGCCCACCAGCGAGCGAGAAAACATCGCCAAGCGCTGGAGTGCCGGCAGTGACATTCTTCTCACCGATCACAAGCTGCAACTGACCGGTCGCGAAGAACGCTGGCTGGCGCAACATCCGGTCGTGCGCGTAGTGGTCAATGAAGCGTTTGCGCCGCTGACGTTTTTCGATAATGACGGCAACTTTCGGGGAGTCACCGCCGACCTGCTGGAGCTGATCAGGTTACGCACCGGACTGCGCTTCGAGATCCATCGAACTCGAAGCGATGACGAGATGATCGAGCGAGTCAGTCACCATCAGGCCGACCTGATTGCCGCGCTGCTACCCAGCACACAACGTGAAACGCTGCTGAACTTCAGCCGTCCCTATCTGGAAAACTCCTTTGTCCTGCTGACGCGCAAAGGGGCTGGCAGCTCGACAAACCTCACACAGTTTTCAGGCAAGCGCCTGACGATTGCCC
It encodes the following:
- a CDS encoding glutaredoxin family protein; its protein translation is MLPECQLFGTLGCHLCEVAEAMLMEFVERGLLVELVDIADDETWFAAYSLRIPVLRRVDTGAELGWPFSADEVVAFLR
- a CDS encoding monovalent cation:proton antiporter-2 (CPA2) family protein, giving the protein MFANLLIILVSSLVVIALFQRLRLPPVLGYLCVGLMIGPTAFDWVNESEGLPYLAELGVVFLLFSLGLEFSLTKMIALRRVVFGLGSLQVLVSGLLLGVLLIMFGMPTTPALLLGAGLSLSSTAIVSKELSSLGEIFSSHGQNAIAVLLFQDVVAVLLLTLVPVFAGSSDQAWYWALPLTLVKTVVLFGGLMLVSRWLLPRLFHEVAAARSPELFVLLALVIVLLTAWLTHLLGLSPALGAFLAGMLLGESHYRHQVEADIRPFRDILLGVFFVSIGMLIDLNLFASHAPLILAMTLGLLLIKGTVVALLVKWRGSDGETAWRSGMALAQGGEFCFALMAQMQQNDLIPAQLSGLLLAATFCSMLVTPLMLRAAPTIAKRLHRKSNREAKLEEISALNAELDKHVVICGYGRVGQSIGRCLRQQQQPYIALDHDSVRIEEAAVSESCVHYGDSRRGELLEAVGLARAKLLVIAVDQAEIALEILKEARRLNSSVPILVRTRDDSQLAELKEAGANEVVPELLESSLMLASHALIMLGLPAHQVQERVDQIRHDRYRMLHGFYPGAVDEEN
- a CDS encoding ammonium transporter; translation: MENLQSAVDSLVHSSNTLFILIGAVMVLAMHAGFAFLEVGTVRQKNQVNALSKILSDFAISTLAYFFIGYWISYGVTFLQPAAVINADHGYALVKFFFLLTFAAAIPAIISGGIAERARFVPQLCATALIVAFIYPFFEGMIWNGNFGLQAWLLVHVGASFHDFAGSVVVHAMGGWLALAAVLLLGPRQGRYRDGRLVAFAPSSIPFLALGSWILIVGWFGFNVMSAQTLQGVSGLVAVNSLMAMVGGTMAALIVGRNDPGFLHNGPLAGLVAICAGSDLMHPVGALVTGGIAGALFVWCFTAAQGKWHIDDVLGVWPLHGLCGAWGGIACGIFGQTALGGLGGVSLISQLIGTSLGVVVALAGGFAVYGTIKAFHGLRLSQEEEYYGADLSVHKIGAVSQD
- a CDS encoding YqjD family protein produces the protein MASIKAKTAQEILMNDFQTLVSDTERLLEHTATLAGDQADELRNQIHDSLLRARETLKLTEDSLKERGQAAVTATEDYVQANPWQSVGIAAGVGFLIGLLASRR
- a CDS encoding phage holin family protein, giving the protein MSIGESSSSATGTSATSRRLGAAFLGLLHSHVELFGIELQEQKARTVSLLLFAGLALVFALLLLVGLSTLVLIVFWDTYRLAAIIGLCVFYTLAAIFCGLRLKAAVFDESSPFHGTLQELANDRERLLP
- a CDS encoding deoxyguanosinetriphosphate triphosphohydrolase, translating into MDWQTLLTRERLGKPLHSPEELGRSPFHKDHDRIIFSGAFRRLGRKTQVHPVTSNDHIHTRLTHSLEVSCVGRSLGMRVGETIRDALPDWCDPSDLGMVVQSACLAHDIGNPPFGHSGEDAIRHWFQQAAGRGWLDAMSEVERNDFLNFEGNAQGFRVLTQLEYHQFDGGTRLTYATLGTYLKYPWTAKHADSLGYKKHKFGCYQSELPLLEQIAHKLGLPQLEEQRWARHPLVYLMEAADDICYALIDLEDGLEMELLEYAEVESLLLNLVGDDLPETYRQLGPLDSRRRKLAILRGKAIEHLTNAAARAFVEQQDALLAGTLPGDLVEHMHGPAKRCVLNAKDMARKKIFQDKRKTLHEIGAYTTLEILLNAFCGAALEQHNGRTPSFKSRRILDLLGNNAPDPRGPLHTSFLRMIDFIAGMTDSYASEMALEMTGRSSRG
- a CDS encoding response regulator; protein product: MKNVRFKHDWRILLVEDHPFQLKATQCLLESYGFTQLTASDSAASALRRMLESSQPFDILLCDQCLPDLPGLDLIEFASHQGMIKQAILLSSLTPRELDELKKTADEHDLPLLGYLIKPLQQSDFRNLLTLASL
- a CDS encoding response regulator transcription factor, which encodes MNSVFIVDDHPVIRLAVRMLLEHEGYKVVGETDNGVDAMQMVRECMPDLVILDISIPKLDGLEVLSRFNAMCTPLKTLVLTAQCPTLFGIRCMQSGASGYVCKQEDLSELVSAIKAVLSGYNYFPSQALNPVRSDDSRYADLELFKSVNDRELMVLQLFAQGRTNKEIAKGMFLSNKTVSTYKKRLMQKLKAKSLVELIDMAKRNALV